CATAGAAAAAGaacaaaaatcataaattaaaaaaaaaaaaaactagaacATGAGACTAGTCAagattaatttttttccttGCACAAAGCTGCAATTAAGAATATTGATGATGAAGAACAAATTAACTCAACATAtactcaaatattttcactgtttaCAGCAGTTTACTGGCTAGCTAGGGAGAGTTCAAATCAATTAATCTAATAGGACAATACACGTACACTTACATTAAGTTTGATTGTTTTGGCAATTAGTACTGCTACTTGATGGACAATAAAGCAAACAAAAAAGGATGCTTCTGCGCAGACATGAACTTTTGGATATCTGATTGGGGTACTAACCTAACATCTGATGCacgaattctttcaattatcatctttatatgatttatttgcaATACATCATTAAACACAAAATTAGGAATCATTGTACTAGAAAGTTGATCAGTATATCTTTTAAAAAACGTGTAACACATGTTTGTGTCTTGTTTGGGGTTTATCTTTGCTGACTTTATTTTTCTTGGGAAAAGTATCTCTTCATATTCGTTGAATATGGTCATTTCCAGACTTGCAATATGGTACATGGAGATAAGGTTTTGTGGAGCCAAATTCAGTAACTCAATTGATTGCTTATTAATTTATTGACTGTGTTTAGTGGATGATTAATTGGATGTGAATTATGTTAAATGTTGACTACTTAAACTATTACTTTGAAaatcacaaaaaataaaaaataaaagaatgaaagaaactaaaactaaaattaaaaataatatagtttTTTAATTGATATTATTTATCCATTGCAATTTTTAATTCACGAGCTGAAATTGTATTTGCTAAATTTCGTATAtcgaatcttttttttttcaacattGAACTCTGCAGAAGAACCTCAGATTCATGGACAGAGATATCTCCAACAACAGATGATGGCCGTGTATGGAGAAAATATGGTCAGAAAGATATATTAAACTGTGAATATCCGAGGTAATGGTTTGAACATTCCACTTTCTCATAATAATCAACCCTCTAAGTTTTTAcagattaattaaaatattcaaatagTACTACGTAGTACACCGATTTAAAGTTTGAAGTTAATAGGACTTGAGTGGTggtaaacaaaataataaatatatactaTGAAATCTATATATGTGATACATATTAAAATTGATAGAGAAATCAGAAATGGGACTAAATTAAGGGATATTCataggaaaaaaattaaaaaaatgaaggtTTTTACATGCATCTGACTGATTTTCTTTTAAGATTTGGAGAGAGACATTGAATAAAAATGAATTGCTTTTCCAACGCACCAAAATACATATGTGCATGTGTGAAcaaatataacacaaaatccTGGAATTGAATCTGTTTATGTTGAACATGCAGGTGGTATTATAGGTGCACACACAAGAATCAAGGATGCAAAGCCACAAAACAAGTTCAGAAAATCAAAGAGGAACCACTTCTGTACCAAACCACTTACTTCAGTCATCACACCTGCACAGCAACACCGACTCAACTTGCACCTGAACTCATCCTTGAATCAGACCCTGCCGAATCAAATCTACTCAGTTTCGGACCAAATAATCACCTCTATAGTTCCCCAAACCCTGTGAAGATTTCTTCCTCCGAGGAAGACAAACATATGGTTTGTTTCCCTCATTCGATATCATCGGGCCCGTGGCCGGGAATCGTCGAGCCAGAATCGATTGAATCTAAGCAGGTATGGTCTCCAAGAATATTGGTCTCTTATGATGACCTAGAAGAAGCGGTTTCGGGGCTGTATTCGTGTACATCGATGACTGGTTCGCAGCATGGGCTCGATACGGAGGTTAATCAACTAGTGATATAGACTTCTTTCAGATATAAACTAGACTGGTATTATGTATCTTTTCATACAGAATATCATATTTGTTGTGCATGTGTTGCATAAATCAAAAGACCTAAGTATACCATAAATGGTAAATGGCTTTCTTGTCTAATAAATTCATTCTTAGTTATAATTTTCGCCATTAATGGATCGTGTTTTTAGCCAAGATCGAATGCCAAACGTGGTTAATAGACCCTTCTTGATattcacgggaaatttagggttcgATTTCAgaaagtgtcactagtccagacgcatgctatgaaattaccctgagcccgaaatcacaaataagatcgttaggagggggccaggagggtgtcctggcgtagcccctccgacgctcaagtcagtgactgaggatatatgggaggagcagctaagggtgttgctgaaaacaatatagtgaatgcaTCCAAATGGAcaatcaaacctggtatttataggagaatatctGGGCCCTTGATGAGCTTGTCTTTCATTTGGGCTTGGGATGGGCCAGGGGTAGCaggcccatccatggggtatcacccacgggaaatttagggtccgattccagaaaatgtcactagtccagacgcaggctatgaaattaccctgagcctgaaatcacaaataagatcgttaggagggggccaggagggtgtcctggcgtagcccctccgacgctcaagtcagtgactgaggatatatggggggagcagctaagggtgttgctgaaaacaatatagtgaatccatCCAAATGGAcaatcaaacctggtatttataggagaatacatgggctcttgatgggcttgtctttCATTTGGGCTTGGGATGGGCCAGGGGTAGcgggcccatccatggggtatcacttCTGTTTGTTTTTTTGGTGATATATAgggataatattttttttacgttaactttttcatttttgggttttaaTCTACTAACTTATCAAATTTTGGTTTGGTACATTGTTTTCTCAAATGAGGCTATTTTGGTCAATTTTCTACATAGATCAAGAAGTTTCCAATTTTTGTTAACCACATAAGTTTCAGTCATTTACTAGTTAGTACTTTCTTTAGAGATTGACCAAAATAgccaaatataaaaatataatgtatCGAAACCAAAAATTGAAAAGTGTTAATTAAATTGGGATTTGGATCCAGATCGCCGTGCCTGTGTTCGAGGGCCTgagacaaaaatttaaaaatgagttttctTGTTGGTATAAATAATGCTAAAATTGAGTTAGCaaataataaatacaataaataatacttaaatacacaagaaacaatatattatataaaaacaagtcaataaatatttgaaatacttatataaataataatcgtCTAGTTATTTTAGaggaaaaatatatatcaaatttgtataatcCAGTTTTCGAATCATTTTTTTGTCAATCAACAATATTACCAATCAATTTAGTATATTTTGTGACATTATTGATCGAAGATAAGTGTTTATTAACTTCAACTTCGATAAGTTTCTTTCTGCTTATGCAACTGTTACTaagataattaaaaaaatcttaTAGGCAATATAagtatttaaagaataaatcattccgttttgtcaaacactgtagcatcttaaaaaattattgaaattctATACATTACTTTATCAAGCTAGTTAAAGACTAACTCGCTAATTTCTGCAAAATGCCCCAAAGTCTATtgatattgtttaaattattcaAATCGTACATAAAGAAAAAAGATCGAGTTTGATCActtataaacaaaaaatattcaaagtactcttttttttctttaatattgggctaaaaaaattatttcagtaGGTCATCAActcaaaatatatatgttggaCCCCTCAAGGACCGGACCCTGAGGCGGTGGCCTCCTTGGCCTCATAAAAGGTCCGGCCATACATGGATCTTACTCAACTCCAAACAAGTCGGAAGATTGTCCATATATGCAACTTTCATAGATTTTATCCAACTGATGTAGGATATTTAACACACTTTCTTACCTTACGAATGAACATCTAAAGCATGAAGTTTACAAAAATTATCGGGTGGCCCATATGGCAATCCAATAACAAAAATGGGCGTGATCTCTGATTCTGGCCCATGCTCACCATTATTGTTGGACTGCTCTATGGACCACGCGATAATTTTTTGTAAACTTCATGTTCTAAT
The sequence above is a segment of the Primulina tabacum isolate GXHZ01 chromosome 6, ASM2559414v2, whole genome shotgun sequence genome. Coding sequences within it:
- the LOC142548734 gene encoding WRKY DNA-binding transcription factor 70-like → MENSSENFNAMKKRLVEELIKGRESAFQLQTLLHKLAEDSGQEQLAMKILTSLTEGLLMVTLGTSSSAQIASVDCAGGGAAAGGDGGGRKKKTGVKDRRGCYKRKRTSDSWTEISPTTDDGRVWRKYGQKDILNCEYPRWYYRCTHKNQGCKATKQVQKIKEEPLLYQTTYFSHHTCTATPTQLAPELILESDPAESNLLSFGPNNHLYSSPNPVKISSSEEDKHMVCFPHSISSGPWPGIVEPESIESKQVWSPRILVSYDDLEEAVSGLYSCTSMTGSQHGLDTEVNQLVI